In Labrus bergylta chromosome 6, fLabBer1.1, whole genome shotgun sequence, the following proteins share a genomic window:
- the gpr52 gene encoding G-protein coupled receptor 52, which translates to MNQSELTTDPVLTANSSHVDFFPGMASNHSCPLGWGLNEGLEACVLETAVIVLLTVLIIAGNLTVIFVFHCAPLLHHYTTSYFIQTMAYADLLVGLSCLVPTLSLLHYPAGVQEPITCQVFSYIISVLKSVSMACLACISVDRYLAITKPLSYNQLVTPCRLRGCITLIWVYSSVVFLPCFFGWGKPGYHGDIFEWCAHSWPTSALFTGFVVCLLYAPAALVVCFTYYHIFRICQQHNRDISERRARFPSQEMEAGEGGGGGHHGGHGPDRRYAMVLFRITSVFYMLWLPYIIYFLLESSHVMDSPALSFITTWLAISNSFCNCVIYSLSNSVFRLGMRRLSQTICSFSHCAADDRDFGEPKPRKRANSCSI; encoded by the coding sequence ATGAACCAGTCTGAACTGACAACAGACCCAGTGCTCACTGCCAACAGCAGCCATGTAGACTTCTTTCCTGGGATGGCCTCCAATCACTCCTGCCCCTTGGGCTGGGGGCTGAATGAAGGTCTGGAGGCCTGTGTCCTGGAGACTGCTGTCATCGTACTCCTGACAGTGCTCATCATTGCCGGGAACCTGACGGTGATCTTTGTTTTCCACTGTGCCCCGCTACTACACCACTACACAACCAGCTACTTCATCCAGACCATGGCGTATGCTGACCTGCTGGTGGGTCTTAGCTGCCTGGTTCCCACCCTGTCACTGCTCCACTACCCAGCAGGAGTCCAAGAGCCAATCACATGCCAGGTTTTCAGCTATATCATCTCTGTTCTAAAGAGCGTTTCAATGGCCTGCTTGGCTTGCATCAGTGTGGATCGTTACCTGGCCATAACTAAACCCCTATCGTACAACCAGCTGGTGACACCATGCCGGCTACGAGGCTGCATCACCCTAATCTGGGTCTACTCTAGCGTTGTTTTCTTGCCCTGCTTCTTTGGGTGGGGAAAGCCAGGCTATCATGGGGACATTTTTGAATGGTGTGCTCACTCTTGGCCCACCTCTGCCCTTTTTACAggctttgttgtgtgtttgctctATGCACCTGCTGCGCTTGTAGTTTGTTTTACCTATTACCACATCTTTCGCATCTGCCAGCAGCATAACAGAGACATTAGTGAACGGCGGGCACGCTTCCCGAGTCAGGAGATGGAGGCTGGTgaggggggtggtggtgggcaTCACGGAGGACATGGACCAGATCGACGATATGCGATGGTGCTATTCCGCATCACCAGTGTTTTCTATATGCTTTGGCTGCCCTACATAATCTACTTCCTGCTAGAGAGCTCCCATGTGATGGATAGCCCTGCCCTCTCCTTCATCACCACCTGGCTTGCCATCAGCAACAGCTTCTGCAACTGTGTTATCTACAGCCTGTCTAATAGTGTGTTCCGTCTAGGCATGCGTAGGCTCTCACAGACAATTTGCTCTTTCAGTCACTGTGCAGCTGATGACAGAGACTTTGGGGAGCCTAAACCAAGGAAGAGGGCAAATTCATGCTCCATCTGA